A DNA window from Canis lupus familiaris isolate Mischka breed German Shepherd chromosome 10, alternate assembly UU_Cfam_GSD_1.0, whole genome shotgun sequence contains the following coding sequences:
- the LOC119876730 gene encoding dnaJ homolog subfamily A member 1 codes for MVKETTYYDVLGVKPNATQEELKKAYRKLALKYHPDKNPNEGEKFKQISQAYEVLSDAKKRELYDKGGEQAIKEGGAGGGFGSPMDIFDMFFGGGGRMQRERRGKNVVHQLSVTLEDLYNGATRKLALQKNVICDKCEGRGGKKGAVECCPNCRGTGMQIRIHQIGPGMVQQIQSVCMECQGHGERISPKDRCKSCNGRKIVREKKILEVHIDKGMKDGQKITFHGEGDQEPGLEPGDIIIVLDQKDHAVFTRRGEDLFMCMDIQLVEALCGFQKPISTLDNRTIVITSHPGQIVKHGDIKCVLNEGMPIYRRPYEKGRLIIEFKVNFPENGFLSPDKLSLLEKLLPERKEVEETDEMDQVELVDFDPNQERRRHYNGEAYEDDEHHPRGGVQCQTS; via the coding sequence atggtgaaagaaaCCACTTACTATGATGTTTTGGGGGTCAAACCCAATGCCACCCAGGAGGAATTGAAAAAGGCTTACAGAAAACTGGCCTTGAAGTACCACCCTGATAAGAATCcaaatgaaggagagaagtttAAACAGATTTCTCAAGCTTATGAAGTGCTCTCtgatgcaaagaaaagggaattatatGACAAAGGAGGAGAACAGGCAATTAAAGAAGGTGGAGCTGGTGGTGGTTTTGGCTCCCCCATGGACATCTTTGATATGTtttttggaggaggaggcaggatgcaGAGAGAACGGAGAGGTAAAAATGTTGTACATCAGCTCTCAGTAACCTTAGAAGATCTCTATAATGGCGCAACAAGAAAACTAGCTCTGCAAAAGAATGTGATTTGCGATAAATGTGAAGGCCGAGGTGGTAAGAAAGGAGCAGTCGAATGTTGTCCCAATTGCCGAGGTACTGGAATGCAAATAAGAATTCATCAGATAGGACCTGGAATGGTTCAGCAAATTCAATCTGTGTGCATGGAGTGCCAGGGCCATGGGGAACGGATCAGTCCTAAAGATAGATGTAAAAGCTGCAACGGAAGGAAGATCGTTCGAGAGAAGAAGATTCTAGAGGTGCATATTGACAAAGGCATGAAAGATGGCCAGAAGATAACATTCCATGGTGAGGGAGACCAAGAACCAGGACTGGAACCAGGagatattatcattgttttagaTCAGAAGGACCATGCTGTTTTTACTCGACGAGGagaagatcttttcatgtgtatggaTATACAGCTGGTTGAAGCCCTGTGTGGCTTTCAAAAGCCAATATCTACTCTTGACAACCGAACCATCGTCATCACCTCTCATCCAGGTCAGATTGTCAAGCATGGGGATATCAAGTGTGTGCTAAATGAAGGCATGCCAATTTATCGTAGACCATATGAGAAGGGTCGCCTAATCATCGAATTTAAGGTAAACTTCCCCGAGaatggctttctctctcctgataaactttctttgctggaaaaactcctacctgagaggaaggaagtagaagagaCTGATGAAATGGACCAGGTAGAACTTGTGGACTTTGATCCCAATCAGGAGAGACGGCGCCATTACAATGGGGAAGCATATGAGGATGATGAACATCATCCTAGGGGTGGTGTTCAGTGTCAGACTTCTTAA